Proteins from a single region of Mycobacteriales bacterium:
- the pepN gene encoding aminopeptidase N, whose protein sequence is MPVPNLTRVDAQARAALLDVSSYEVELDLTDGGGKPGERTFRSRTTVEFGCRGPASSTFIDVIADGFHEVTLNGAPVDVSDYAQDRGIALTDLAGDNTLVVDADLLYTNTGEGLHRFVDPVDGSVYLYTQFETADAKRMYACFDQPDLKATFTLTVTAPADWKVVSNGRAISTEEAPGGADRVRFATTPRISPYITALVAGPYHQATAEHDGIDLGIYCRASLAEHLDVDAIVEVTRQGFDFFHRAFGYRYAFDKYDQLFVPEFNAGAMENAGCVTFLEDYVFRSKMTDAAYERRAETILHEMAHMWFGDLVTMRWWDDLWLNESFATYVSTLCLAEATRWTDAWTTFANHEKTSAYRQDQLPSTHPIAADIPDVQAVEVNFDQITYAKGASVLKQLAAYVGTDSFLSAMADYFRDHEYANTTLSDLLGALEKSSGRDLSRWSAQWLETAGVNTMHAEFEVGPDGRFTSFDIVQSAPDDHPVLRDHRLAIGLYDGGSLQRVHRVELDVSGERTAVPELVGTAQPDLVLVNDDDLSYCKIRLDPRSLETVTDRIGALTDSLPRALCWAAAWDMTRDAELAARDYLRLVLRGIDAETSIGVVQSLHLHARATLGSYADPAWAPTGWAQLAEHARVALLAAEPGSDHQLAWARLLAAAARSDEHLATVRGLLDGTVTVPGLSVDTEMRWALLDGLVANGAADDSDIAAESERDATSAGSRHAATARALRPTPEAKAEAWRLATEDDELPNAMTAAIIRGFTHPAQEELLEPYAAAYFDTIDSVWERRTSKLAQYVVIGLFPAAVTQSTVDAADAWLADETKPPALRRLVSEGRDGIARSLRARARDAASA, encoded by the coding sequence GTGCCCGTGCCCAACCTGACCCGTGTCGACGCCCAGGCCAGGGCTGCGCTGCTCGACGTCTCGTCCTACGAGGTGGAACTCGATCTCACCGACGGGGGCGGGAAGCCCGGGGAGCGGACTTTCCGGTCCCGGACGACGGTGGAGTTCGGCTGCCGCGGGCCTGCCTCGTCGACCTTCATCGACGTGATCGCCGACGGATTCCACGAGGTCACCCTCAACGGTGCGCCGGTCGACGTGTCGGACTACGCCCAGGACCGGGGCATCGCACTGACCGATCTGGCGGGCGACAACACCCTCGTCGTCGACGCCGACCTCCTTTACACCAACACCGGTGAAGGCCTGCACCGCTTCGTCGACCCGGTCGACGGCTCGGTCTACCTCTACACCCAGTTCGAGACCGCGGACGCGAAGCGGATGTATGCCTGCTTCGACCAGCCCGACCTGAAGGCGACCTTCACCCTGACGGTGACGGCGCCGGCGGACTGGAAGGTCGTATCCAACGGGCGCGCCATCAGCACCGAGGAGGCTCCCGGCGGTGCGGACCGGGTGCGGTTCGCGACGACGCCGCGCATTTCGCCGTACATCACCGCGCTTGTAGCCGGGCCCTATCACCAGGCGACCGCCGAGCACGACGGCATCGATCTGGGTATCTACTGCCGCGCCTCGCTGGCCGAGCATCTCGACGTCGACGCGATCGTCGAGGTCACCCGGCAGGGGTTCGACTTCTTCCACCGGGCCTTCGGTTACCGCTACGCCTTCGACAAGTACGACCAGCTTTTCGTCCCGGAGTTCAACGCCGGAGCGATGGAGAACGCCGGCTGCGTCACCTTCCTCGAGGACTACGTCTTCCGGTCCAAGATGACCGACGCGGCCTACGAGCGGCGCGCCGAGACGATCCTGCACGAGATGGCGCACATGTGGTTCGGCGATCTGGTGACCATGCGCTGGTGGGACGATCTGTGGCTCAACGAGTCGTTCGCGACCTACGTGAGCACGCTGTGCCTGGCCGAGGCGACGCGCTGGACGGACGCCTGGACGACGTTCGCCAACCACGAGAAGACGTCGGCCTACCGGCAGGACCAGCTGCCCTCGACCCACCCGATCGCCGCGGACATCCCCGACGTCCAGGCCGTCGAGGTCAACTTCGACCAGATCACCTATGCCAAGGGCGCCAGCGTGCTCAAGCAGCTCGCCGCCTACGTCGGCACCGATTCGTTCCTCAGCGCGATGGCCGACTACTTCCGCGACCACGAATACGCCAACACGACGCTCTCCGATCTGCTTGGTGCGCTGGAGAAGAGCTCCGGGCGGGATCTGTCGCGGTGGTCGGCGCAGTGGCTGGAAACGGCCGGCGTCAACACGATGCACGCCGAGTTCGAGGTCGGCCCGGACGGTCGCTTCACGTCGTTCGACATCGTGCAGAGCGCTCCCGACGACCACCCCGTGCTGCGCGACCACCGGCTCGCGATCGGGCTGTACGACGGCGGGTCGCTGCAGCGGGTGCACCGCGTCGAGCTCGACGTCTCCGGCGAGCGCACCGCGGTGCCCGAGCTGGTCGGGACGGCGCAGCCCGATCTGGTGCTGGTCAATGACGACGACCTGTCCTACTGCAAGATCCGGCTGGACCCGCGGTCGCTGGAGACGGTCACCGACCGCATCGGCGCCCTGACCGACTCGCTCCCCCGGGCGTTGTGCTGGGCGGCCGCGTGGGACATGACCCGCGACGCCGAATTGGCTGCCCGCGACTACCTGCGGCTGGTCCTGCGCGGGATCGATGCCGAGACGAGCATCGGCGTCGTCCAGTCCCTGCACCTGCACGCCCGGGCGACGCTCGGCTCCTACGCCGACCCGGCCTGGGCACCGACCGGCTGGGCGCAGTTGGCCGAGCACGCCCGGGTGGCACTGTTGGCGGCCGAGCCGGGCAGCGACCACCAGCTGGCCTGGGCCCGGCTGCTGGCCGCCGCGGCCCGCAGCGACGAGCACCTGGCGACGGTGCGTGGCCTTCTCGACGGCACGGTCACCGTGCCCGGGCTGAGCGTCGACACCGAGATGCGCTGGGCGTTGCTCGACGGGCTGGTCGCCAACGGCGCGGCCGACGACAGCGACATCGCGGCGGAGTCCGAGCGCGACGCGACCTCCGCCGGTTCGCGGCACGCCGCGACCGCCCGGGCGCTGCGGCCCACCCCCGAGGCGAAGGCCGAGGCGTGGCGCCTGGCGACCGAGGACGACGAGCTGCCCAACGCGATGACCGCGGCGATCATCCGCGGCTTCACCCACCCCGCGCAGGAGGAGCTACTCGAGCCCTACGCCGCGGCGTACTTCGACACGATCGACTCGGTGTGGGAGCGGCGTACCAGCAAGCTCGCGCAGTACGTCGTCATCGGCCTGTTCCCGGCGGCCGTCACGCAGTCCACCGTCGACGCGGCCGACGCCTGGCTGGCGGACGAGACGAAGCCGCCCGCGCTGCGCCGGCTGGTCAGCGAGGGGCGGGACGGCATCGCCCGGTCGCTGCGGGCCCGCGCCCGCGACGCCGCCTCCGCCTGA
- the kynU gene encoding kynureninase gives MTVDRARAERLDAADPLAAFRDQVVIADPDLLYLDGNSLGRLPVGTAERLARAAREEWGRGLVRSWSDWVDLPRRVGDLLGTRLLQARPGEVVIADSTSINLYKLAAAAVDARPDRRVIVTDDDNFPTDRYVLAGLAHERGLDLRPVHTDADDGVDLPALTRALDDDVALLSLSHVSYRSGAVADLAAVTRLAHRAGALTLWDLSHSAGSVPVSLTDAEVDLAVGCTYKYLCAGPGAPAYLYVRRELQEQLRQPIWGWFGQRDQFAMGPEYDPAPGIDRFCVGTPSVLAIYAVEEGVRLVADAGVDALYRKGQALTGFLVELAEAWLAPLGFRVASPRDDARRGAHLTLHHPAAWQICQAAADRGVIADYRTPDRLRLGPAPLYTRFVDGYDALDRLRELVAAGAHEGYPAEPARVT, from the coding sequence GTGACCGTCGACCGCGCCCGCGCCGAGCGACTCGATGCGGCCGACCCGCTCGCCGCCTTCCGGGATCAGGTGGTGATCGCCGACCCCGACTTGCTCTATCTCGACGGCAATTCGCTGGGCCGGCTTCCGGTCGGCACCGCCGAGCGGCTCGCCCGGGCGGCGCGGGAGGAGTGGGGCCGCGGCCTGGTCCGGTCGTGGTCGGACTGGGTCGACCTGCCCCGGCGGGTCGGCGACCTGCTCGGCACCCGGCTGCTGCAGGCACGCCCGGGAGAGGTGGTGATCGCCGACTCCACCAGCATCAACCTCTACAAGCTCGCCGCCGCCGCGGTCGACGCCCGCCCGGACCGCCGGGTGATCGTCACCGACGACGACAACTTCCCCACCGACCGCTACGTGCTCGCCGGTCTGGCCCACGAGCGGGGCCTCGACCTACGCCCGGTGCACACCGACGCCGACGACGGGGTCGACCTACCGGCGCTTACCCGGGCGCTCGACGACGACGTCGCGCTGCTCAGCCTGTCGCACGTGTCCTACCGGTCCGGCGCGGTCGCCGACCTCGCCGCCGTGACCCGGCTCGCGCATCGGGCCGGCGCGTTGACACTGTGGGACCTGTCGCACTCCGCCGGGTCGGTGCCGGTCTCCCTCACCGACGCCGAGGTGGACCTGGCGGTCGGCTGCACCTACAAGTACCTCTGCGCCGGACCTGGTGCCCCGGCCTACCTCTACGTGCGCCGCGAGCTGCAGGAGCAGCTCCGGCAACCCATCTGGGGCTGGTTCGGTCAGCGCGACCAGTTCGCGATGGGGCCCGAGTACGACCCGGCGCCGGGCATCGACCGGTTCTGCGTCGGGACGCCGTCGGTGCTGGCGATCTACGCCGTCGAGGAGGGCGTCCGCCTGGTCGCCGACGCGGGCGTCGACGCCCTGTACCGCAAGGGGCAGGCGCTCACCGGCTTTCTCGTCGAGCTGGCGGAGGCGTGGCTGGCACCGCTCGGCTTCCGGGTGGCCTCGCCCCGCGATGACGCCCGCCGCGGCGCGCACCTGACGCTCCACCATCCGGCAGCGTGGCAGATCTGCCAGGCCGCAGCCGACCGCGGCGTCATCGCCGACTACCGGACGCCTGATCGGCTCCGCCTCGGGCCGGCGCCGCTCTACACCCGGTTCGTCGACGGGTACGACGCCCTGGATCGGCTGCGCGAGCTGGTCGCCGCCGGTGCGCACGAGGGCTACCCGGCCGAGCCGGCCCGGGTCACCTAG
- a CDS encoding thioesterase family protein: MARHRYLCPMRWADMDAQGHVNNAALVTYLEQARIDLFFDRAGAAGVPTIAQGVVVARHEIDYRRPVVYKPDPLRIDLWCSALAGASFTVDYEIYDDDLLIVAARSLCVPYDTSAARVRRLSPDERTFLEAYVEPAA; encoded by the coding sequence ATGGCCCGGCACCGCTACCTCTGCCCGATGCGGTGGGCGGACATGGATGCCCAGGGCCACGTCAACAACGCGGCGCTGGTCACCTACCTCGAGCAGGCGCGGATCGACCTGTTCTTCGACCGGGCCGGGGCCGCCGGCGTGCCCACGATCGCCCAGGGCGTGGTCGTCGCCCGGCATGAGATCGACTACCGCCGGCCGGTCGTCTACAAGCCCGACCCGCTGCGCATCGACCTGTGGTGCAGCGCGCTGGCCGGGGCGTCGTTCACGGTCGACTACGAGATCTACGACGACGATCTGCTGATCGTCGCCGCGCGGTCGTTGTGCGTGCCCTACGACACGTCGGCGGCGCGGGTACGCAGGCTCAGTCCGGACGAGCGCACATTCCTCGAGGCGTACGTCGAGCCGGCCGCCTGA
- a CDS encoding HNH endonuclease encodes MTPTSVTLLLNATYEPLCVVSSRRAVVLVLTAKAVLVEDGDGVMHSVRQAVPLPAVVRLTRFVRVPYRATVPLTRKAVFARDGGRCAYCDAPATSLDHVVPKSRGGSHSWENVVASCRRCNHTKGDRAIAELGWRLRTTPRAPTGSAWRVLGARTPDPRWQAYLDLTLSESASA; translated from the coding sequence GTGACCCCTACGTCAGTCACGTTGCTGCTCAACGCGACGTACGAACCGCTCTGCGTCGTGTCCTCCCGGCGCGCCGTCGTTCTCGTCCTCACCGCCAAGGCCGTCCTCGTCGAGGACGGCGACGGGGTCATGCACAGCGTCCGGCAGGCCGTGCCGCTGCCGGCGGTGGTCCGGCTGACCCGCTTCGTCCGCGTCCCCTATCGCGCCACCGTGCCGCTCACCCGCAAGGCGGTCTTCGCCCGGGACGGCGGCCGGTGCGCCTACTGCGACGCCCCGGCGACGAGCCTCGACCACGTGGTGCCCAAGAGCCGCGGCGGGTCGCACAGCTGGGAGAACGTCGTCGCCTCCTGCCGCCGGTGCAACCACACCAAAGGGGACCGGGCCATCGCCGAGCTGGGCTGGCGACTGCGCACTACCCCGCGGGCCCCGACCGGATCGGCCTGGCGGGTGCTGGGCGCCCGCACCCCCGATCCGCGCTGGCAGGCCTACCTCGACCTGACGCTCAGCGAGTCGGCCAGCGCCTGA
- a CDS encoding DUF5130 family protein, with the protein MTGSDLVSTHAVREPHADAVKPGPFTPRQLARLDEALTMASRETGIYFTLYVGTLEIPTRGHAERLHARLGGIAPRSVLVAFSPGQRVLEIVTGIESAIRLPDRSCALAVLSMTAAFGTGDLTGGVVNGLRMLSDQAGHIA; encoded by the coding sequence GTGACTGGTAGCGACCTGGTGTCGACCCATGCCGTGCGCGAACCGCACGCCGACGCGGTAAAGCCTGGGCCGTTCACCCCCCGGCAGCTCGCCCGCCTCGACGAGGCGCTCACCATGGCCAGCCGCGAGACGGGCATCTACTTCACGCTCTACGTCGGGACGCTCGAGATCCCGACCCGCGGTCACGCGGAGCGGCTGCATGCACGGCTCGGTGGCATCGCCCCGCGGTCGGTGCTGGTCGCCTTCTCCCCGGGCCAGCGGGTGCTCGAGATCGTCACCGGCATCGAATCCGCGATCAGGCTGCCGGACCGCTCGTGCGCACTCGCGGTGCTGTCGATGACGGCGGCCTTCGGCACCGGCGACCTCACCGGCGGTGTCGTCAACGGCCTGCGGATGCTCTCCGACCAGGCCGGCCACATCGCCTGA
- a CDS encoding amidase — translation MTELHDLSALEQAEAVRRREVSPVDLVEHYLERIARHNDELGAFVTVAADAARERAGEAERAVLAGDELPPLHGVPTAIKDLNLTAGIRTTFGSRLFADFVPPIDDYVVDKLRQAGTISLGKTNTPEFGLSCYSENDVAPPARLPWDPALSPGGSSGGAAAAVAAGLASLAQGSDGGGSIRTPSSLCGLVGIKVSRGRVSNGPVGGDITGLAWNGPIARTVADAAALLDAMAGPMPGDPHWAPPLRPGETFLGHASRPISSLRIGRFAVPPVPDAVVDQECRAAWEDASTLLADAGHDVEDIEPPLPPDLIPMFEVLWTVATHGIPIDPDRQSELTPLTRWLRERGGAVSGAGYVQALGALQAASRRAIIATAGYDAVLCPTVAMRARPVGWFTETGDPAEDFERQKRFTPFTAIYNITGQPSISVPLYTSGDGLPVGVMLSGRPAQETTLISLAAQLEAMRPWRDRHPATW, via the coding sequence GTGACGGAGCTGCACGACCTGAGCGCACTGGAACAGGCCGAGGCCGTACGACGCCGGGAGGTCAGCCCGGTCGATCTCGTCGAGCACTACCTCGAGCGGATCGCCCGACACAACGACGAGCTAGGTGCGTTCGTCACGGTGGCCGCCGACGCCGCCCGGGAACGCGCAGGCGAGGCCGAGCGCGCCGTACTGGCGGGTGACGAGCTGCCGCCGTTGCACGGCGTACCGACGGCGATCAAGGACCTCAACCTCACCGCCGGGATCCGGACGACCTTCGGGTCCCGGCTCTTCGCCGACTTCGTGCCGCCGATCGACGACTACGTCGTCGACAAGCTGCGGCAGGCCGGCACGATCAGCCTCGGGAAGACCAACACGCCGGAATTCGGGCTGTCCTGCTACTCCGAGAACGACGTCGCCCCGCCGGCCCGGCTGCCCTGGGATCCCGCCCTCTCACCCGGCGGGTCGAGCGGGGGCGCGGCCGCGGCGGTGGCCGCCGGCCTGGCGTCGCTGGCGCAGGGCAGTGACGGCGGCGGGTCGATCCGCACCCCGAGCAGCCTGTGCGGGCTGGTCGGCATCAAGGTGTCCCGCGGGCGGGTGAGCAACGGTCCCGTCGGCGGGGACATCACCGGACTGGCCTGGAACGGTCCGATCGCCCGTACCGTCGCCGATGCCGCCGCGCTGCTCGACGCGATGGCCGGTCCGATGCCCGGCGACCCGCACTGGGCGCCGCCGCTGCGGCCGGGCGAGACCTTCCTCGGGCACGCCTCCCGGCCGATCAGCAGCCTGCGGATCGGCCGGTTCGCCGTACCGCCGGTGCCGGATGCGGTGGTCGACCAGGAGTGCCGCGCGGCCTGGGAGGACGCCTCGACGCTGCTCGCCGACGCCGGCCACGACGTCGAGGACATCGAGCCGCCGCTGCCGCCCGACCTGATCCCGATGTTCGAGGTGCTGTGGACGGTCGCCACCCACGGCATCCCGATCGACCCCGACCGGCAGTCGGAGCTGACCCCGCTCACCCGCTGGCTGCGGGAACGCGGCGGCGCCGTGAGCGGTGCCGGTTACGTGCAGGCGCTCGGCGCGCTGCAGGCGGCGTCCCGGCGCGCGATCATCGCGACCGCCGGCTACGACGCGGTGCTCTGCCCGACGGTGGCGATGCGTGCACGCCCGGTCGGCTGGTTCACCGAGACCGGTGACCCGGCCGAGGATTTCGAGCGGCAGAAGCGCTTCACGCCGTTCACCGCGATCTACAACATCACCGGGCAACCGTCGATCAGCGTCCCGCTCTACACCAGCGGCGACGGTCTGCCGGTCGGCGTGATGCTGAGCGGCCGGCCGGCGCAGGAGACGACGTTGATCTCCCTCGCCGCGCAGCTGGAAGCCATGCGGCCGTGGCGGGACCGGCATCCGGCGACGTGGTGA
- a CDS encoding MFS transporter: MQRGDGTPAGRAAASSPRVAVDRVDVPPPGRTDEAPPPPERARRRTTYREVFAPREWRFLYGALVFSLLGDQLAKVALSILVYVHTSSPLLTAVTYGISYLPWVVGGPLLSAFADRFPRRRVLLLCDLSRMVLVGLMALPGVPVAALVATLFVASMFTPPFESARSALFPEILDGDAYVVGNAVTTTTYQVGQLVGFIAGGALVAALTARGALAVDALSFLFSAGLIWLGVRARPAPERSDTKPPSVWRETAAGARLVFTNRRLRSIVLIVWAASAFAYAWEGLAAPWAHQFGGGARTVGLLLGINPLGVIVGSIVIGRFCSPETRSRLTLPLALAAPLLLVAVLPIRHLALVLVVLAASGFASSFNIALNATFVRAVAPEFRARAFGLAQGGLMASQGIAVLAAGIVADWTTPSASIAVFGLAGACIVGALALRWPRDAEV, from the coding sequence ATGCAACGGGGCGATGGCACACCCGCGGGGCGCGCTGCTGCCTCGTCGCCCCGGGTCGCGGTCGATCGGGTGGACGTCCCGCCGCCCGGGCGCACCGATGAAGCGCCGCCGCCGCCGGAGCGCGCCCGGCGTCGTACCACCTACCGGGAGGTCTTCGCCCCCCGGGAGTGGCGCTTCCTCTATGGCGCGTTGGTCTTCTCGCTGCTGGGTGACCAGCTGGCGAAGGTCGCCCTGTCGATCCTGGTCTACGTCCACACTTCGTCGCCGCTGCTGACGGCGGTCACCTACGGCATCTCCTACCTGCCCTGGGTGGTCGGCGGCCCGCTACTGTCCGCCTTCGCCGACCGCTTCCCCCGCCGACGGGTCCTCCTCCTCTGCGACCTGTCCCGGATGGTGCTCGTCGGCCTGATGGCCCTTCCGGGAGTGCCGGTCGCGGCGTTGGTGGCGACCCTCTTCGTCGCGTCGATGTTCACCCCGCCGTTCGAATCGGCGCGGTCCGCGCTCTTCCCCGAGATCCTCGACGGCGACGCCTACGTCGTCGGCAACGCCGTGACCACGACCACCTATCAGGTGGGCCAGCTGGTCGGCTTCATCGCCGGCGGCGCCCTCGTCGCAGCACTCACCGCCCGGGGTGCGCTCGCGGTCGACGCACTGTCGTTCCTGTTCTCCGCGGGGCTGATCTGGCTGGGCGTGCGGGCCCGCCCGGCCCCGGAGCGCAGCGACACGAAGCCGCCGTCGGTGTGGCGGGAGACCGCCGCGGGTGCACGGCTGGTCTTCACCAACCGCCGGTTGCGCTCCATCGTCCTGATCGTGTGGGCGGCGTCGGCGTTCGCCTACGCCTGGGAAGGCCTGGCCGCCCCGTGGGCTCACCAGTTCGGCGGCGGGGCGCGGACCGTCGGCCTGCTGCTCGGCATCAACCCGCTCGGCGTGATCGTGGGCAGCATCGTCATCGGCCGGTTCTGCTCGCCGGAGACCCGGTCCCGCCTGACCCTGCCGCTGGCTCTCGCCGCGCCGCTCCTGCTGGTGGCGGTACTGCCGATCCGACATCTGGCGCTGGTGCTGGTCGTCCTCGCCGCGTCCGGTTTCGCCTCGTCGTTCAACATCGCGCTCAACGCCACCTTCGTACGGGCGGTCGCTCCGGAGTTCCGGGCGCGGGCATTCGGGCTCGCCCAGGGCGGCCTGATGGCCTCCCAGGGCATCGCGGTGCTGGCCGCGGGGATCGTCGCCGACTGGACCACCCCCAGCGCGTCGATCGCCGTGTTCGGACTGGCCGGTGCCTGCATCGTCGGAGCGCTCGCGCTGCGCTGGCCGCGCGACGCGGAGGTTTGA
- a CDS encoding mechanosensitive ion channel family protein, protein MTAQYAALVLSAPPSCTQQKGTFCHSVYDITGQAWLASSAHLIVSHGSRIVLIIVVALIARYLAHRAIRRLTRTTTEGIVPDRLRPLAQRAAGTKLVAGSAVMFERRRQRAASIGSILRSVVSIVVFSIALMLVLGELGVDLAPIIASAGIVGVALGFGAQNLVKDFISGIFMILEDQYGVGDAVDVGSASGTVEEVGLRITRLRDLYGTVWYVRNGEILRVGNKSQGYAQAVLDVPVPNSVDLDHAAALLGEIARAVAADEEWSPAILDEPTVLGVEALDADSATLRLVVKTRTGDKDAVARELRQRIRARFDTDGTRSPSGAAEA, encoded by the coding sequence GTGACCGCCCAGTACGCCGCTCTCGTCCTGTCCGCGCCGCCGTCCTGCACCCAGCAGAAAGGCACCTTCTGTCATTCCGTGTATGACATTACGGGGCAAGCCTGGCTGGCGAGCTCCGCTCACCTGATCGTCTCGCACGGGTCGCGGATCGTGTTGATCATCGTGGTGGCCCTGATAGCCCGCTATCTGGCGCACCGCGCGATCCGGCGGCTCACCCGCACCACGACCGAGGGCATCGTCCCGGACCGGCTGCGCCCGCTCGCCCAGCGGGCCGCGGGCACCAAGCTGGTGGCCGGGTCGGCCGTGATGTTCGAACGCCGGCGCCAGCGTGCGGCGAGCATCGGCTCGATCCTGCGCAGCGTCGTCTCGATCGTCGTCTTCTCGATCGCCCTGATGCTGGTGCTCGGCGAGTTGGGCGTCGACCTCGCGCCGATCATCGCCAGCGCCGGGATCGTCGGAGTGGCACTCGGCTTCGGGGCGCAGAACCTGGTGAAGGACTTCATCTCGGGGATCTTCATGATCCTGGAGGACCAGTACGGCGTGGGCGACGCCGTCGACGTCGGGTCGGCCTCCGGCACGGTGGAGGAGGTCGGCCTGCGCATCACGCGGCTGCGGGATCTGTACGGAACCGTCTGGTATGTCCGCAATGGCGAGATTCTCCGGGTCGGCAACAAGAGCCAGGGCTACGCCCAGGCGGTGCTCGACGTGCCGGTGCCCAACTCCGTCGACCTCGATCACGCCGCGGCGCTGCTCGGCGAGATCGCCCGCGCGGTCGCCGCGGACGAGGAGTGGAGCCCGGCCATCCTCGACGAGCCGACGGTGCTCGGCGTCGAGGCCCTCGACGCCGACTCCGCGACATTGCGGCTGGTGGTCAAGACCCGCACCGGCGACAAGGACGCCGTCGCCCGGGAGCTGCGCCAGCGGATCAGGGCCCGATTCGACACCGACGGGACCCGGTCGCCGTCCGGCGCGGCTGAGGCCTGA
- a CDS encoding globin produces the protein MADDRPAGRTDDELSFYDAVGGEPTFTALVARFYAGVAEDPILRPLYPDEDLTAAEVHLRMFLIQYWGGPRTYQEQRGHPRLRMRHAPFVIGERERLAWLAHMRAALDSLNLEPAYADALWRYLEGAALSLQNSMT, from the coding sequence ATGGCAGATGACCGGCCGGCCGGGCGCACCGACGACGAGTTGAGCTTCTACGACGCGGTCGGCGGTGAGCCGACGTTCACGGCGCTGGTGGCCCGGTTCTACGCCGGCGTCGCCGAGGATCCGATCCTGCGGCCGCTCTATCCGGATGAGGACCTCACGGCCGCCGAGGTGCATCTGCGGATGTTCCTCATCCAGTACTGGGGTGGCCCGCGCACCTACCAGGAGCAGCGCGGGCACCCGCGACTGCGCATGCGGCACGCGCCGTTCGTCATCGGCGAGCGCGAGCGACTGGCCTGGCTCGCCCACATGCGGGCGGCGCTGGACTCCCTGAACCTCGAACCGGCGTACGCCGATGCCCTGTGGCGCTACCTCGAAGGGGCGGCGCTGAGCCTGCAGAACAGCATGACCTGA